From Woronichinia naegeliana WA131, the proteins below share one genomic window:
- a CDS encoding IS4 family transposase, with product MTTAAVEEYKIMLSVGDTTFLDYRNIKEKREGYGPTGKGGNGLILHSALAIEPEKGQVLGLLWQKLWNREVKEKPPTDETAKQKKERQKEQRKAARQRPFEEKESYKWVEALNTCEKQVESSTRVIHVFDREGDVSEVFDSVRQLKHTGVLVRASHNRSLDKNSERLWQHLESEPIRFHQEIEIPSTGKRKARKVKLAVRFCSVNLRTPYRFDNRDPLNVYAVYATEIDCPEGETPLSWMLLTTEVVETIEMAVTILRWYTYRWRVEEFHKVLKSGCQSERYRLASDGMKTLLGFLSVIAVELLHVTYLHRTQPDALAIEILNPLQLQVLKAAASQKLPPILTVAWAVESVAFLGGYLEHRRKTPLGIQVLWRGWLKLHDLCQGWQLAIRT from the coding sequence ATGACAACTGCCGCCGTAGAAGAATATAAGATAATGCTATCAGTCGGAGATACGACCTTCTTAGATTATCGCAATATCAAGGAAAAAAGGGAAGGGTATGGGCCGACTGGAAAAGGAGGGAATGGATTAATACTGCATAGTGCTTTAGCAATTGAGCCAGAAAAAGGACAAGTATTAGGTTTATTATGGCAAAAACTGTGGAATAGGGAGGTAAAAGAAAAGCCCCCAACAGATGAAACGGCGAAGCAGAAAAAAGAAAGACAGAAAGAACAAAGAAAAGCAGCTCGTCAAAGACCATTTGAGGAAAAAGAATCCTACAAATGGGTAGAGGCTCTAAACACCTGTGAGAAACAGGTAGAAAGTTCAACGAGGGTAATTCATGTATTTGACAGAGAAGGAGATGTTTCAGAAGTCTTTGACTCAGTGCGTCAACTCAAGCATACAGGAGTGCTGGTCAGAGCGTCTCATAATCGTAGTTTAGACAAAAATAGTGAACGACTTTGGCAACATTTGGAATCAGAACCGATTCGTTTTCATCAAGAAATCGAGATTCCGAGTACAGGAAAAAGAAAAGCACGGAAGGTTAAGCTTGCCGTCCGATTTTGCTCAGTTAATCTACGAACTCCCTATCGTTTTGATAATCGTGACCCGTTGAATGTCTATGCTGTTTATGCGACAGAAATCGATTGTCCCGAAGGCGAAACTCCTTTATCTTGGATGCTTCTGACTACAGAAGTTGTTGAGACTATTGAGATGGCTGTCACTATTCTTCGTTGGTACACCTACCGATGGCGGGTTGAAGAATTTCATAAAGTCCTTAAGTCTGGTTGTCAGAGTGAGCGTTATCGACTTGCCTCTGATGGAATGAAAACTCTTTTGGGTTTTTTAAGTGTCATTGCTGTTGAACTTTTACACGTTACTTATCTTCATCGTACCCAGCCCGATGCTCTCGCGATTGAAATTCTTAATCCTCTTCAACTTCAGGTGTTAAAAGCAGCCGCCTCTCAAAAACTTCCCCCTATTTTGACTGTTGCTTGGGCTGTCGAGTCTGTTGCTTTTCTTGGTGGTTATCTTGAACATCGTCGTAAAACTCCTCTCGGTATCCAAGTCCTTTGGCGCGGTTGGTTGAAGTTGCATGACCTTTGCCAAGGCTGGCAGCTTGCAATCCGCACTTAA
- a CDS encoding transposase has protein sequence MLEWWTKNFASCELGDERLNNRAFSIGKKLSEGFGKALSEVFKGGNELKRAYEFLGIRKQTLSR, from the coding sequence ATGTTGGAATGGTGGACAAAAAACTTTGCCAGTTGTGAATTGGGAGACGAGAGGCTAAACAATCGTGCCTTCTCGATTGGGAAAAAGTTAAGTGAGGGGTTTGGAAAAGCCTTATCAGAAGTGTTTAAGGGAGGAAACGAGTTAAAGAGGGCCTATGAATTTTTGGGAATCCGAAAACAGACTTTGTCAAGATAA
- a CDS encoding type II toxin-antitoxin system HicB family antitoxin gives MKFNVTIDRDEDGVWIVKYPSIHGRVSQGETKDQALANIQDVIIACLHVRRDLNLPNRP, from the coding sequence ATGAAATTCAACGTAACCATTGATCGAGATGAAGATGGTGTTTGGATTGTGAAATACCCCAGTATTCATGGCCGTGTCAGTCAAGGGGAAACCAAAGACCAAGCCTTAGCCAATATTCAAGATGTCATTATTGCTTGTCTTCATGTTAGACGTGATTTAAACCTACCAAATCGGCCCTAA
- a CDS encoding Uma2 family endonuclease, with protein sequence MSPLTIKLDPLTLSDEQFYQLCQNNRDLRFERTCRGDLMIMPPTGGETSNRNLEIAYQLQSWSRSNKLGIAFDSSGGFKLPNGSDKSPDAAWIPLEKWNSLMLKQQQGFVPLCPDFVIELRSKSDNLKILQEKMQEYLENGTRLGWLINRQDRQVEIYRQGQALEVLENPNSLSGEEILSSFVLDLGPIW encoded by the coding sequence ATGAGTCCTCTAACGATTAAGCTTGATCCCTTGACCTTATCGGATGAGCAGTTTTATCAACTGTGTCAAAACAATCGCGACTTACGTTTTGAGAGAACTTGCCGAGGAGATTTAATGATTATGCCCCCCACAGGTGGAGAAACCAGTAATCGCAATCTGGAAATTGCTTATCAACTACAATCCTGGAGTCGCAGTAATAAACTCGGTATTGCTTTTGATTCTTCAGGAGGGTTTAAACTTCCGAATGGTTCGGATAAATCTCCTGATGCGGCTTGGATACCGTTAGAAAAATGGAATAGTTTAATGTTAAAACAGCAACAAGGTTTTGTGCCGCTTTGTCCTGATTTTGTGATTGAATTACGATCTAAAAGTGATAATTTAAAGATTTTACAAGAAAAAATGCAGGAATATTTAGAAAATGGGACTCGATTGGGTTGGTTGATTAATCGTCAAGACCGACAGGTTGAAATTTATCGTCAGGGTCAAGCGTTAGAGGTTTTGGAGAATCCTAACAGTTTATCGGGAGAGGAAATATTATCGAGTTTTGTTTTGGATTTAGGGCCGATTTGGTAG
- a CDS encoding Uma2 family endonuclease, which produces MRAVSNNSRLNRMSPLTIKLDPLTLSNEQFYQLCQNNRDLRFERNRQGNLMIMPPTGGETGNRNAKIIVKLGIWTEQNGTGIFFDSSTGFKLPNGADKSPDAAWIALEKWNGLTPEERQGFVPLCPDFVIELRSKSDNLKVLQEKMQEYLENGTQLGWLINRQDRQVEIYRQGQAVEVLENPNSLSGEDILPSFVLDLGPIW; this is translated from the coding sequence ATGAGGGCAGTTAGCAATAATTCCCGCTTAAACAGAATGAGTCCTCTAACGATTAAGCTTGATCCCTTAACTTTATCGAATGAGCAGTTTTATCAACTGTGTCAGAATAATCGTGACTTACGTTTTGAAAGAAATCGCCAGGGAAATTTAATGATTATGCCGCCAACAGGAGGAGAAACAGGCAATCGTAATGCCAAAATTATCGTTAAATTAGGAATTTGGACAGAACAAAACGGAACAGGAATATTTTTTGATTCTTCGACAGGGTTTAAATTGCCTAACGGTGCAGATAAATCCCCTGACGCTGCCTGGATTGCGTTAGAAAAATGGAATGGGTTAACACCAGAGGAACGTCAGGGATTTGTGCCACTTTGTCCTGATTTTGTGATTGAGTTACGGTCTAAAAGTGACAATTTAAAAGTGTTACAAGAAAAGATGCAGGAATATTTAGAAAATGGGACTCAGTTGGGTTGGTTGATTAATCGTCAAGACCGACAAGTTGAGATTTATCGTCAGGGTCAAGCGGTAGAGGTTTTGGAGAATCCTAATAGTTTATCGGGAGAAGATATATTACCGAGTTTTGTTTTGGATTTAGGGCCGATTTGGTAG